The following proteins are co-located in the Sandaracinaceae bacterium genome:
- a CDS encoding mechanosensitive ion channel family protein — protein MGEQWATSYGKLMEKLRDWFDAVVTNLPNFVVALVAFSIAYLLAVGTRRVVARRLTGVHDASLRALIASVASGVVITLGLLVALNVMNLDTVLHSMLAGAGVAGVAIGLALQSSLSNTFAGMYLAVRKVLNVGDWVETAGYSGTVHELNLRNTVLRGSDNNLVIIPNKTVVENPFKNFSLTERVRASVRCGVAYGSDLDDVQRLVTAALQERFPQRETEGIEFHFLEFGANSVDFQARFWTDARVKLALLEARSEAIKIIHRTFEREGVEIPFPQRVVRTLVDERRDDESTAEAAE, from the coding sequence ATGGGCGAGCAATGGGCGACGTCGTACGGAAAACTGATGGAGAAGCTGCGCGACTGGTTCGACGCGGTGGTCACCAATCTCCCCAACTTCGTCGTGGCGTTGGTCGCCTTCTCCATCGCCTATCTGCTCGCGGTCGGGACGCGGCGCGTCGTCGCGCGTCGCCTCACGGGCGTGCACGACGCCTCGCTGCGGGCGCTCATCGCCAGCGTGGCGTCGGGCGTGGTCATCACGCTCGGGCTGCTGGTGGCGCTCAACGTGATGAACTTGGACACGGTGCTGCACTCCATGCTCGCCGGTGCCGGTGTGGCCGGTGTCGCGATTGGTCTCGCGCTCCAGTCGTCGCTGTCCAACACCTTCGCGGGCATGTACCTCGCGGTGCGCAAGGTGCTGAACGTGGGCGACTGGGTGGAGACCGCCGGCTACTCGGGTACCGTGCACGAGCTGAACCTGCGCAACACCGTGCTGCGGGGGAGCGACAACAACCTCGTCATCATCCCGAACAAGACGGTGGTGGAGAACCCGTTCAAGAACTTCAGCCTGACGGAGCGCGTCCGGGCCTCGGTGCGCTGTGGCGTCGCCTACGGGAGCGACCTCGACGACGTACAACGGTTGGTCACGGCTGCCCTCCAAGAGCGATTTCCACAGCGGGAGACCGAAGGCATCGAGTTCCACTTCCTGGAGTTCGGCGCGAACTCGGTCGACTTCCAGGCGCGCTTCTGGACCGACGCGCGCGTCAAGCTCGCGCTGCTCGAGGCGCGCAGCGAGGCGATCAAGATCATCCATCGGACGTTCGAGCGCGAAGGCGTCGAGATCCCGTTCCCACAGCGCGTGGTGCGTACGCTCGTCGACGAGCGCCGGGACGACGAGAGCACCGCCGAGGCCGCCGAGTAG
- a CDS encoding dihydrofolate reductase family protein has product MGLLTFSINVTLDGCVDHQEGIADDETHAFFTGLMDDSGAMLWGRTTYEMMESYWPSVARGDVDAPEAIRAWATKLETKPKYVVSSTRSDFPWTNSHHLTGDLRDAVQQLKDATPAGVLLGSGKLALALDALDLVDDYRFLVQPRIAGHGPTLYAGGLPSTRRLELVSALPLRCGAVAMHYRRVP; this is encoded by the coding sequence ATGGGACTCCTGACCTTCAGCATCAACGTCACCCTCGACGGCTGCGTCGACCACCAGGAGGGCATCGCGGACGACGAGACGCACGCCTTTTTCACGGGGCTCATGGACGACAGCGGCGCGATGCTGTGGGGCCGCACCACCTACGAGATGATGGAGAGCTACTGGCCATCCGTCGCCCGGGGGGACGTAGACGCCCCCGAGGCGATCCGCGCGTGGGCCACCAAGCTCGAGACCAAGCCGAAGTACGTGGTGTCCTCCACGCGCAGCGACTTCCCGTGGACCAACAGCCACCACCTCACCGGCGACCTGCGCGACGCGGTGCAGCAGCTCAAGGACGCCACCCCGGCGGGCGTGCTCCTGGGGAGCGGAAAGCTGGCGCTCGCGCTGGACGCGCTGGATCTCGTCGACGACTACAGGTTCCTCGTGCAGCCGAGGATCGCGGGACACGGCCCGACGCTGTACGCAGGCGGGTTGCCCAGCACGCGGCGCCTCGAGCTGGTGTCGGCGCTGCCGCTCCGCTGTGGCGCGGTGGCGATGCACTACCGACGCGTGCCCTGA
- a CDS encoding ParA family protein — protein sequence MRRVVFTQKGGVGKSSIACNLAAIAAARGLTTLVVDLDPQGNASEYLLEKPVAELSRTAHDFFEQTLSIKNLITSTDPETFVHTSRFPKLHVMPAGPELDFLAPKLEARQKIYKLRDALEKLGRRYDRIFVDTAPAANFFTRSALIAAERCLVPFDCDNFSRQSLYRVLETIAELREDHNPGLMLEGIVVNQYQSSARLPQALIDELLAEGLPVLSQHLAQSVKMRESHQAHLPLIHLAPQHKLTLQFVELFESIERTRSASTRTASSRVG from the coding sequence ATGCGTCGCGTCGTGTTCACCCAGAAGGGCGGGGTCGGTAAGTCCAGCATCGCCTGCAACTTGGCCGCCATCGCGGCGGCGCGCGGCCTCACGACGCTGGTCGTGGACCTCGACCCGCAGGGCAACGCCAGCGAGTACCTGCTGGAGAAGCCCGTGGCCGAGCTCTCGCGCACGGCCCACGACTTCTTCGAGCAGACCCTCTCCATCAAGAACCTGATCACGTCGACCGACCCCGAGACCTTCGTGCACACCTCGCGCTTCCCCAAGCTGCACGTGATGCCCGCGGGCCCCGAGCTCGACTTCCTGGCCCCCAAGCTCGAGGCGCGCCAGAAGATCTACAAGCTGCGCGACGCGCTCGAGAAGCTCGGCCGGCGCTACGACCGCATCTTCGTGGACACCGCGCCCGCTGCGAACTTCTTCACGCGCTCGGCGCTCATCGCGGCCGAGCGCTGCCTGGTGCCCTTCGACTGCGACAACTTCTCGCGCCAGTCGCTCTACCGCGTGCTCGAGACCATCGCGGAGCTGCGCGAGGATCACAACCCGGGCCTGATGCTCGAGGGCATCGTGGTCAACCAATACCAGTCCAGCGCGCGCCTACCGCAGGCCCTCATCGACGAGCTGCTCGCCGAAGGGCTGCCGGTGCTCAGCCAGCACCTCGCGCAGTCGGTCAAGATGCGCGAGTCCCACCAGGCGCACCTGCCGCTCATCCACCTGGCGCCGCAGCACAAGCTCACGCTGCAGTTCGTGGAGCTCTTCGAGAGCATCGAGCGCACGCGGAGCGCGAGCACGCGAACGGCCTCGTCGCGCGTGGGGTGA
- a CDS encoding PepSY domain-containing protein — MFKRTPRLHQHFFAALAALFISLAVAPALGQTASGIGLQDAERIALQLFPGATVESVERERDRGIAVYEVELRDDRGVEHEVIIDARDGRVIRTRVDD, encoded by the coding sequence ATGTTCAAGAGAACCCCCCGCCTCCACCAGCACTTCTTCGCCGCCCTCGCGGCACTATTCATCAGCCTTGCGGTCGCTCCCGCACTCGGACAGACGGCAAGCGGAATCGGACTTCAGGACGCCGAACGCATCGCGCTCCAGCTATTTCCAGGGGCCACCGTGGAGAGCGTCGAACGAGAACGTGACCGTGGGATCGCCGTGTACGAGGTCGAGCTGCGAGACGACCGTGGCGTAGAACACGAGGTCATCATCGATGCGCGCGACGGCCGGGTGATCCGGACACGCGTCGACGACTGA
- a CDS encoding response regulator transcription factor, whose protein sequence is MHLLVVDDHPELLDMLSRSFEREAHRVVLAQTLAEARRELSRRIPDVLVLDVELPDGSGVDLCRELRREGARVPILLLTAHGEVRQRVEGLDAGADDFLPKPFAVAELRARVRALGRRGPIERGVRLTISDVVLDFDGCLATRGSSEVPITAREWEILKLLGSAPGRVFSRATILDLIWDDQSPGASASLDTLMGRIRRKLGTRVVRTIRSEGYALDGR, encoded by the coding sequence GTGCACCTGCTCGTCGTCGATGACCACCCCGAACTCCTTGACATGCTTTCCCGCTCGTTCGAACGGGAGGCCCACCGCGTCGTGTTGGCGCAGACCCTCGCGGAAGCCCGCAGGGAGCTTTCTCGACGCATCCCCGACGTATTGGTGCTGGATGTCGAACTACCGGATGGGAGCGGCGTGGACCTTTGTCGGGAGCTGCGCCGAGAGGGGGCGCGCGTTCCGATACTCCTCCTCACCGCACACGGCGAAGTGCGGCAGCGCGTCGAGGGTCTCGACGCGGGTGCGGACGACTTCCTCCCCAAGCCGTTCGCGGTCGCGGAGCTGCGTGCGCGAGTACGCGCGTTGGGGAGGCGAGGTCCTATCGAGCGCGGGGTGCGGCTGACCATCAGCGACGTCGTGCTGGACTTCGACGGGTGTCTCGCTACCCGCGGCTCGAGCGAGGTCCCCATCACGGCGCGCGAGTGGGAGATCCTCAAGCTGCTGGGCAGCGCCCCCGGTCGTGTCTTCTCCCGCGCGACCATCTTGGACTTGATCTGGGACGACCAGAGTCCAGGTGCGAGCGCGAGCCTCGACACGCTCATGGGACGAATACGCCGAAAGCTCGGGACGCGGGTGGTTCGGACGATACGCAGCGAGGGATATGCGCTCGACGGCAGATGA
- a CDS encoding HAMP domain-containing histidine kinase — MGGAAAAVAAGTSADRLLAAHDDETLRLAAVDLLDEVREEVEEEWDDHPTLAITRSFGAAEDDATARSVYDRALLDEWDEVEHLPAAHARLDGAGGYLAGDRELAAVPPGTCDDAVIAGSSLRACGVGSGAARLTLAMASGAADARKALLGWSVLVGVLIGASLGGAASYRASVWALAPLRALAEQVRQVDTANPRPEVLGGALIHAELEDVRASVANLVMQLGEALSTAQGFAALAAHELRTPLASLVGELELLSEASSPDATASIDVARRRVADLVGLVQRLLILAQPDSVANDEADAVDLGDVLEATLATLAPNQRERVRATADDDVLVRGDSALLVSLLSNAVENALRFSHDDVAVRIACDGDDVTLAVEDRGPGIPAGERERVFEPFYRSRAARQSATLGHGVGLALIAHVARAHGGSTSLGSASPMGTVLVARLPAWRPRARTDTR; from the coding sequence ATGGGAGGCGCGGCGGCGGCGGTGGCCGCGGGGACGTCGGCGGACCGCCTGTTGGCAGCGCACGACGACGAGACGTTGCGACTCGCCGCGGTGGACCTCCTCGACGAGGTCCGCGAGGAGGTGGAGGAGGAATGGGACGACCACCCGACTCTCGCCATCACGCGTTCATTCGGGGCCGCGGAGGACGATGCCACGGCTCGCTCCGTGTACGACCGTGCCCTCCTGGACGAGTGGGACGAGGTCGAGCACCTGCCAGCTGCCCACGCCCGCCTCGACGGCGCCGGAGGCTACCTCGCCGGGGACCGCGAACTCGCGGCCGTTCCACCGGGTACGTGCGACGATGCCGTGATCGCTGGATCCTCCCTACGCGCCTGCGGAGTCGGCTCCGGGGCCGCTCGCCTGACGCTCGCCATGGCCTCCGGCGCGGCTGACGCGCGGAAGGCGCTACTCGGTTGGTCGGTGTTGGTTGGAGTGCTCATCGGCGCCTCGCTCGGTGGCGCCGCGAGCTACCGCGCCTCCGTGTGGGCTCTCGCGCCATTGCGTGCGCTCGCTGAGCAGGTCCGTCAGGTCGACACAGCCAACCCGCGCCCTGAAGTGTTGGGCGGGGCACTAATCCACGCCGAGTTGGAGGATGTTCGCGCCTCTGTCGCGAATCTCGTGATGCAACTGGGGGAGGCGCTCTCGACGGCGCAGGGCTTTGCTGCCCTGGCTGCTCACGAGCTTCGTACGCCGCTCGCATCACTCGTGGGCGAGCTCGAGCTGCTTTCCGAAGCCTCGTCTCCCGACGCTACGGCCTCCATCGATGTCGCTCGACGTCGCGTCGCAGACCTCGTGGGGTTGGTGCAACGTCTCCTCATTCTCGCGCAACCAGACAGTGTCGCGAACGACGAGGCGGACGCTGTCGATCTCGGCGATGTCCTTGAAGCCACCCTGGCAACGCTGGCGCCGAACCAGCGAGAGCGCGTACGCGCCACCGCCGACGATGACGTGCTCGTACGGGGGGACTCCGCGCTGCTTGTCTCGCTGCTCTCGAACGCCGTCGAGAACGCCCTCAGATTCTCACACGACGACGTGGCTGTGCGCATCGCCTGCGATGGGGACGACGTCACGCTCGCGGTCGAGGACCGCGGCCCCGGCATCCCAGCAGGCGAGCGTGAGCGCGTGTTCGAGCCGTTCTATCGCAGCCGCGCAGCGCGTCAGTCCGCGACGCTGGGGCATGGCGTAGGGTTGGCTCTGATCGCTCACGTGGCCAGAGCACACGGCGGTTCGACGTCTCTGGGGTCTGCCTCCCCCATGGGTACAGTGCTCGTCGCACGGCTGCCTGCGTGGCGGCCGCGGGCCCGAACCGACACGCGCTGA
- a CDS encoding IS66 family transposase — MAALAERNAELAARDAELAARDAALAAREAKLEAATAQIAKQAAQYEALRDAYMQLQLELKLLKRRIFIASAERADTTQLQLEFEALTQKLNALADAMGSPAETDDDSENNDGDDKGKKKRRTTQGRRKLNELGLPKVTVPLPDPVMEKLVEEGKARRLPEPEVSYKLARKPAEYYCLEILRTTYATRPDENGLTEMFTAEMPPELLSRCLAAPSLLAEIVTDKFSKGLPLYRQEQELLFEGTPIDRGTMSRWLDQLGSRFNATIVAAMEQDALANAFCIATDATGFAVQPGKLDGGERRPCRKGHYFVRIADRDHILFNFTERQRSEDVATLFKGYAGHIQADACSVYNALFRPADPDAPDDEDVPTEVGCWAHARRKFFEAAFAKLALGREGLVYLHKIFEVEQRCRAGKPPPSTIKTRRKQHLAPLIDAFIDFAKQHYEREKHRRGPARAALGYVVRQEGPLRAVLADGRLRIDNNWSERELRKVVRIRDAALFAGSTEHAESAGAHLTLIASAKLHNLNPREYVRDLIRVLPSWPEDRYLELSPLFWAQTRARLDSDELAAEIGWLTVPDPIPLRRPGEESPAEDRA; from the coding sequence GTGGCCGCGCTTGCGGAGCGCAACGCCGAGCTCGCCGCCCGCGACGCTGAACTCGCCGCCCGCGACGCAGCACTCGCTGCGAGGGAGGCCAAGCTCGAGGCAGCAACGGCGCAGATCGCGAAGCAGGCGGCGCAGTACGAGGCGCTGCGTGATGCGTACATGCAGCTCCAGCTGGAGCTGAAGCTGCTGAAGCGCAGGATCTTCATCGCGTCCGCGGAGCGCGCAGACACCACCCAGCTGCAGCTCGAGTTCGAGGCGCTGACGCAGAAGCTGAACGCACTCGCGGACGCGATGGGCTCCCCAGCCGAGACCGACGACGACAGCGAGAACAACGACGGGGACGACAAAGGGAAGAAGAAGCGTCGAACGACCCAAGGGCGTCGCAAGCTCAACGAGCTGGGGCTGCCCAAGGTGACGGTGCCGCTTCCGGATCCCGTCATGGAGAAGCTCGTCGAGGAGGGAAAGGCGCGACGACTGCCGGAGCCCGAGGTCAGCTACAAGCTCGCCCGCAAGCCCGCCGAGTACTACTGCCTCGAGATCCTCCGCACCACCTACGCCACGCGCCCCGACGAGAACGGGCTCACGGAGATGTTCACGGCGGAGATGCCGCCGGAGCTGCTGTCGCGCTGTCTCGCGGCGCCCTCGCTGCTTGCTGAGATCGTCACCGACAAGTTCAGCAAGGGGCTGCCGCTGTACCGGCAGGAGCAGGAGCTGCTCTTCGAAGGCACCCCGATTGACCGCGGCACGATGAGCCGCTGGCTCGACCAGCTCGGCTCGCGCTTCAACGCAACCATCGTCGCGGCGATGGAGCAGGACGCGTTGGCCAACGCCTTCTGCATCGCCACGGATGCCACGGGCTTCGCCGTGCAGCCCGGCAAGCTCGATGGCGGGGAGCGGAGGCCCTGTCGCAAGGGCCACTACTTCGTGCGCATCGCGGACCGCGACCACATCCTGTTCAACTTCACCGAGCGTCAGCGCAGCGAAGACGTCGCCACGTTGTTCAAAGGCTACGCCGGTCACATCCAGGCCGATGCCTGCAGCGTGTACAACGCGCTCTTCCGGCCAGCCGACCCGGACGCGCCCGACGACGAAGACGTGCCCACCGAGGTCGGGTGTTGGGCGCACGCTCGGAGAAAGTTCTTCGAAGCCGCCTTCGCCAAGCTCGCGCTCGGGCGGGAGGGGCTCGTGTACCTGCACAAGATCTTCGAGGTCGAGCAGCGCTGCCGGGCTGGCAAGCCACCGCCGTCCACGATCAAGACGCGGCGAAAGCAACACCTCGCGCCCTTGATCGACGCGTTCATCGACTTCGCGAAGCAGCACTACGAGCGCGAGAAGCACCGCCGCGGTCCCGCGCGCGCGGCGCTCGGGTACGTCGTCCGTCAGGAGGGTCCACTGCGCGCCGTGCTCGCTGACGGCCGGCTTCGCATCGACAACAACTGGAGCGAGCGCGAGCTGCGCAAGGTGGTCCGCATCCGCGACGCGGCCCTCTTCGCTGGCAGCACCGAGCACGCCGAGAGCGCCGGCGCGCACCTCACCCTCATCGCCTCCGCCAAGCTCCACAACCTCAACCCTCGCGAATACGTCCGCGACCTGATCCGCGTCCTCCCCTCCTGGCCCGAGGACCGCTACCTCGAGCTCTCGCCCCTCTTCTGGGCTCAGACTCGCGCTCGCCTCGACTCCGACGAGCTCGCGGCGGAGATCGGCTGGCTCACCGTGCCCGACCCCATTCCGCTGCGCCGCCCGGGCGAAGAATCGCCCGCGGAGGACCGCGCCTGA
- the tnpB gene encoding IS66 family insertion sequence element accessory protein TnpB, which produces MIPADIEVFVALDPVSLRKSFDTLAGEVQERVGRSPRTGGLFIFFNRRRTALKAIFADGTGLCIFYKRLDRRRFQLPDPIDEGRVVELSEDQLDVLLDGIELPPPRARAKRNTTPSVH; this is translated from the coding sequence ATGATCCCGGCCGACATCGAGGTGTTTGTCGCCCTCGACCCGGTGAGCCTGCGCAAGAGCTTCGACACGCTCGCAGGTGAGGTGCAGGAGCGCGTCGGCCGCTCGCCACGCACCGGCGGACTCTTCATCTTCTTCAACCGTCGGCGCACCGCGCTCAAGGCAATCTTCGCGGACGGCACCGGCCTCTGCATCTTCTACAAGCGCCTCGACCGCAGACGCTTCCAGCTCCCCGACCCCATCGACGAGGGACGCGTGGTGGAGCTGAGCGAGGACCAGTTGGATGTGCTGCTGGACGGCATCGAGCTGCCTCCCCCGCGTGCGCGCGCGAAGCGCAACACGACTCCGTCGGTGCATTGA